The following proteins are co-located in the Mesorhizobium australicum WSM2073 genome:
- a CDS encoding SAM-dependent methyltransferase, producing MDATERAVRIVRTVVEAIKPGFAVRLWTGERIGLATGPVLIINDHDIVWQIVRRPSLSTLIEMWISKAVDIEDGSLFDFYALPSTGKLRSKLKALPKRALLRDLPAVLFSRKQMASRVDLAGRNPFVSGSSKEAIQHHYDISNAFYGLFLDERMVYSCGYFQDFANGIDEAQVDKLDHICRKLRLKPGERLLDIGCGWGAMLIHAAKNYGVVGHGVSLSQAQTSLARERIRAEGLEDKITIEIKSYAELTGTFDKISSIGMFEHLGLANHAAYFSAVHRLLKPGGIYLHHAITRRSKGDVKKTLRKGPEYKALIKYIFPGGELDTIGMTSSNLEAHGFLVYDVENLREHYARTCRLWAERLQARFDEAIAEVGEAKARLWLLYLSGCSITFERASAQIFQTVATKRARGPSGLPPTRADLYR from the coding sequence ATGGACGCCACCGAAAGAGCTGTGCGCATCGTTCGAACGGTAGTCGAGGCGATCAAGCCCGGCTTCGCGGTCAGGCTGTGGACCGGCGAGCGGATCGGCCTCGCCACCGGCCCCGTGCTGATCATCAACGACCACGATATTGTCTGGCAGATCGTTCGCCGACCGTCCCTGTCGACCCTTATCGAGATGTGGATTTCCAAGGCAGTCGACATCGAGGACGGATCGCTGTTCGATTTCTATGCCCTGCCTTCGACGGGCAAGCTGCGGTCGAAGCTGAAGGCGTTGCCCAAACGGGCGCTCCTGCGTGACTTGCCGGCGGTGCTGTTTTCGAGAAAGCAGATGGCGTCGCGGGTCGATCTCGCGGGGCGCAACCCGTTCGTCAGCGGCTCCAGCAAGGAGGCGATCCAGCATCACTATGACATCTCGAATGCCTTTTACGGGCTCTTTCTCGACGAGCGCATGGTCTATAGCTGCGGGTATTTCCAGGATTTCGCAAACGGCATCGACGAAGCGCAGGTCGACAAGCTCGACCATATCTGCCGCAAGCTTCGGCTGAAGCCCGGCGAAAGATTGCTCGACATCGGCTGCGGCTGGGGCGCGATGCTGATCCACGCCGCGAAAAACTATGGTGTCGTCGGACACGGCGTCTCGCTGTCGCAAGCCCAGACCTCACTAGCGCGCGAGCGCATTCGCGCCGAGGGTCTGGAGGACAAAATCACCATCGAGATAAAGTCCTATGCGGAGCTCACCGGCACCTTCGACAAGATATCGTCCATCGGCATGTTCGAGCATCTGGGCCTGGCAAACCATGCCGCTTATTTCTCCGCTGTCCACCGGCTGCTGAAACCGGGCGGCATCTATCTGCATCACGCCATCACCAGGCGCAGCAAGGGCGACGTCAAGAAGACCCTGCGCAAGGGGCCGGAATACAAGGCGCTGATCAAATACATCTTCCCGGGTGGCGAACTCGACACGATCGGCATGACATCAAGCAATCTCGAAGCACACGGCTTCCTCGTCTATGATGTCGAGAATTTGCGCGAGCACTATGCCCGCACCTGCAGGCTGTGGGCCGAGCGTCTGCAGGCGCGGTTCGACGAGGCGATCGCCGAGGTCGGCGAAGCCAAGGCGCGGCTGTGGCTGCTTTACCTGAGCGGCTGCTCCATCACCTTCGAACGCGCCTCGGCGCAGATATTCCAGACTGTCGCCACCAAACGCGCGCGAGGCCCGAGCGGCCTGCCACCGACGCGGGCGGATCTTTATCGATAG
- a CDS encoding MOSC domain-containing protein, producing the protein MREDAALGTVTQLWRYPASSLAGERRDTILVGPVGVEGDRLFGLVDASDNEIARPDRDAKWHKVPRIRTRLSRDSELEIAVPDGDWLAAPGPECDRVVSAYLGFRASIRPFRGENAAGYAGPLTAERYRKAPIHLLTTASLARLEALHPEGAADPRRFRPNIVVDMASVEGSFPETEWIGKKLAIGDLVLTISEPCRRCGFTIISQDGFDDDPGILRNLVRHNAHNLGVYCTVDRPGRVETGAPMRFV; encoded by the coding sequence ATGCGGGAAGACGCGGCATTGGGCACCGTCACCCAGTTGTGGCGCTATCCGGCAAGTTCGCTCGCCGGCGAGCGCCGGGACACCATCCTGGTTGGACCGGTTGGCGTCGAGGGCGACCGCCTGTTCGGCCTCGTCGATGCCTCGGACAATGAGATCGCCCGGCCGGATCGCGACGCCAAGTGGCACAAGGTGCCGCGCATCCGCACCCGGCTGAGCCGCGACAGCGAACTGGAAATCGCCGTCCCCGATGGCGACTGGCTCGCCGCCCCCGGCCCCGAATGCGACCGCGTCGTGTCGGCGTATCTCGGCTTCCGCGCCTCGATCCGGCCGTTCCGCGGGGAGAACGCGGCCGGCTATGCCGGGCCGCTGACCGCGGAGCGCTACCGCAAGGCGCCGATCCATCTCCTGACCACGGCCTCGCTGGCACGGCTGGAGGCGCTCCATCCGGAGGGAGCCGCCGATCCCCGCCGCTTCCGTCCCAACATCGTCGTCGACATGGCCTCGGTCGAGGGCTCGTTTCCCGAAACCGAATGGATCGGCAAGAAGCTCGCCATCGGCGACCTCGTCCTGACCATCTCCGAGCCGTGCCGCCGCTGCGGCTTCACCATCATCTCCCAGGACGGTTTCGACGATGATCCGGGCATCCTGCGCAATCTGGTCCGCCACAACGCCCACAATCTCGGCGTCTACTGCACCGTCGACCGGCCGGGTCGTGTCGAGACCGGCGCGCCGATGCGGTTCGTCTGA
- the acs gene encoding acetate--CoA ligase: MSEVHVHRVQPAWKKNALIDNDTYLKWYADSVKNPDKFWGKHGKRIDWFKPFSKVKNTSFDGKVSIKWFEDGQTNVSYNCIDRHLKKRGDQTAIIWEGDNPYDDKKITYNELYGHVCRLANVMKKHGVKKGDRVTIYMPMIPEAAYAMLACTRIGAIHSVVFGGFSPDALAGRIVDCESTFVITADEGLRGGKPIPLKENTDKAIDIAAKHHVKVKTVVVVRRTGGKIGWAPGRDVWYHDEVATVKSDCKPEKMKAEDPLFILYTSGSTGKPKGVLHTTAGYLVYVSMTHQYVFDYHDGDIYWCTADVGWVTGHSYIVYGPLANGATTLMFEGVPNYPSQSRFWEVIDKHKVNIFYTAPTALRALMGAGDAHVKKTSRKSLRVLGSVGEPINPEAWEWYFNVVGDGRVPIVDTWWQTETGGILITPLPGATDLKAGSATRPFFGIKPQLVDSEGKVVDGAADGNLCITDSWPGQMRTVYGDHDRFVQTYFSAYKGKYFTGDGCRRDADGYYWITGRVDDVINVSGHRMGTAEVESALVSHDKVSEAAVVGYPHDIKGQGIYCYVTLMAGGQPSEDLRKELVAHVRKEIGAIATPDKIQFAPGLPKTRSGKIMRRILRKIAEDDFSALGDTSTLADPAVVDDLVANRQNKKG, translated from the coding sequence ATGTCCGAGGTTCATGTCCATCGCGTCCAGCCGGCGTGGAAGAAGAACGCCCTGATCGACAATGACACCTACCTCAAATGGTATGCCGACAGCGTGAAGAACCCGGACAAGTTCTGGGGCAAGCACGGCAAGCGCATCGACTGGTTCAAGCCCTTCTCCAAGGTCAAGAACACCTCCTTCGACGGCAAGGTCTCGATCAAGTGGTTCGAGGATGGCCAGACCAATGTCTCGTACAATTGCATCGACCGCCACCTGAAGAAGCGCGGCGACCAGACCGCCATCATCTGGGAAGGCGACAACCCCTACGACGACAAGAAAATCACCTACAACGAACTCTACGGGCACGTCTGCCGGCTCGCCAATGTGATGAAGAAGCACGGCGTCAAGAAAGGCGACCGCGTCACCATCTACATGCCGATGATCCCGGAGGCGGCCTACGCGATGCTGGCCTGCACGCGTATCGGCGCTATCCATTCGGTCGTCTTCGGCGGCTTTTCGCCGGACGCCTTGGCCGGTCGCATCGTCGATTGCGAATCGACCTTCGTCATCACCGCCGATGAGGGTCTGCGCGGCGGCAAACCTATTCCGCTCAAGGAAAACACCGACAAGGCGATCGACATCGCCGCCAAGCACCATGTCAAGGTCAAGACCGTTGTGGTCGTGCGCCGCACCGGCGGCAAGATCGGCTGGGCGCCGGGACGCGATGTCTGGTATCACGACGAAGTCGCGACGGTTAAGTCTGATTGCAAGCCGGAGAAGATGAAGGCGGAGGATCCGCTGTTCATCCTCTACACGTCGGGCTCGACCGGCAAGCCGAAAGGCGTGCTGCATACCACCGCCGGCTACCTCGTCTATGTCTCGATGACGCACCAATATGTCTTCGACTATCATGACGGCGACATCTACTGGTGCACCGCAGATGTCGGCTGGGTAACCGGCCACAGCTACATCGTCTACGGGCCGCTCGCCAACGGCGCCACCACGCTGATGTTCGAAGGCGTGCCGAACTACCCCTCTCAGTCGCGCTTCTGGGAAGTCATCGACAAGCACAAGGTCAACATCTTCTACACCGCGCCGACGGCGCTGCGCGCGCTGATGGGTGCCGGCGACGCGCATGTGAAGAAGACCTCTCGCAAGTCGCTGCGCGTGCTGGGCTCGGTCGGCGAGCCGATCAACCCGGAAGCCTGGGAGTGGTATTTCAACGTCGTCGGCGACGGCAGGGTCCCGATCGTCGATACATGGTGGCAGACCGAGACCGGCGGCATCCTGATCACGCCGCTGCCGGGCGCCACCGACCTCAAGGCGGGTTCGGCGACACGGCCCTTCTTCGGCATCAAGCCGCAGCTGGTCGATAGCGAGGGCAAGGTGGTGGACGGTGCGGCCGACGGCAACCTCTGCATCACCGATTCCTGGCCCGGCCAGATGCGCACCGTCTATGGCGATCACGACCGTTTCGTGCAGACCTATTTCTCCGCCTACAAAGGAAAATACTTCACCGGTGACGGCTGCCGCCGCGACGCCGATGGCTACTACTGGATCACCGGCCGCGTCGACGACGTCATCAACGTCTCCGGCCACCGCATGGGCACGGCCGAGGTCGAATCGGCCCTGGTCAGCCATGACAAGGTTTCCGAGGCCGCCGTCGTCGGCTATCCCCATGATATCAAGGGGCAAGGCATCTATTGCTACGTCACCCTGATGGCCGGCGGGCAGCCGAGCGAGGATCTGCGCAAGGAGCTTGTCGCCCATGTCCGCAAGGAGATCGGCGCAATCGCCACGCCTGACAAGATCCAGTTCGCGCCGGGCCTGCCCAAGACGCGTTCGGGCAAGATCATGCGCCGCATCCTGCGCAAGATCGCCGAGGATGATTTTTCCGCGCTCGGCGACACCTCGACGCTTGCCGATCCGGCCGTGGTCGACGACCTCGTTGCCAACAGGCAGAACAAGAAGGGCTGA
- a CDS encoding usg protein, whose protein sequence is MRDHLEMDLMLKGYGLTTAKILYHFPDHPHLLQSFVWQDYDIAPKFPVLIGFIEFWKAKLDGPLHSVLYTHQKLIAPNEWRKVDGEFVLH, encoded by the coding sequence ATGCGCGACCATCTTGAAATGGACCTGATGCTCAAAGGCTACGGTCTGACCACGGCCAAGATTCTTTATCATTTTCCCGACCACCCGCATCTCCTGCAGAGCTTCGTCTGGCAGGACTACGACATCGCTCCGAAGTTTCCGGTGCTGATCGGGTTCATCGAATTCTGGAAAGCCAAGCTCGATGGGCCGCTGCATTCGGTGCTCTACACGCACCAGAAGCTTATCGCGCCGAATGAATGGCGCAAAGTGGATGGCGAGTTCGTGCTGCATTGA
- a CDS encoding aldo/keto reductase: MDYRRLGASGLKVPALSFGAGTFGGSGPLFGAWGNSDAQEARRLIDICLEAGVNLFDTADVYSNGASEEVLGEAIKGRRDAVLISTKTALPMGEGPGDYGSSRSRLIKSVDAALKRLGTDYIDLLQLHAFDAGTPIEEVLSTLDDLVRSGKLRYVGASNFSGWQVMKSLGLAEKHGYPRYAAHQVYYSLLGRDYEWELMPLGLDQGVGALVWSPLGWGRLTGKIRRGQPLPEKSRLHETADFGPPVGDEHLYRVMDELDAVAQETGKTVPQIAINWLLRRPTVSSVIIGARNEEQLRQNLGAVGWALTPEQVKKLDAASEVTAPYPYFPYRRQEGFARLNPPAV, from the coding sequence ATGGACTATCGACGTCTCGGCGCATCGGGCCTGAAAGTCCCGGCGCTTTCATTCGGCGCGGGCACCTTCGGCGGCTCCGGCCCGCTGTTCGGCGCCTGGGGCAACAGCGACGCGCAGGAAGCGCGGCGGCTGATCGACATCTGTCTCGAGGCCGGCGTCAACCTGTTCGACACGGCGGACGTCTATTCGAACGGCGCCTCGGAGGAGGTGCTCGGCGAAGCGATCAAGGGCCGTCGCGACGCGGTGCTGATCTCGACCAAGACGGCGCTGCCGATGGGCGAAGGGCCGGGCGACTACGGCTCCTCGCGCTCGCGGCTGATCAAGTCGGTCGACGCCGCGCTGAAGCGCCTCGGCACCGATTATATCGACCTGCTGCAACTGCACGCCTTCGATGCGGGCACGCCGATCGAGGAAGTGCTGTCGACGCTGGATGACCTCGTTCGCTCCGGCAAGCTGCGCTATGTCGGCGCCTCCAACTTCTCCGGCTGGCAGGTGATGAAGTCGCTCGGCTTGGCGGAGAAGCACGGCTATCCCCGCTACGCCGCGCATCAGGTCTACTATTCGCTGCTCGGCCGCGACTACGAATGGGAGCTGATGCCGCTCGGCCTCGACCAGGGCGTCGGCGCGCTGGTGTGGAGCCCGCTCGGCTGGGGCCGCCTGACCGGCAAGATCCGCCGTGGCCAGCCTCTGCCGGAAAAGAGCCGGCTGCACGAGACGGCTGATTTCGGGCCGCCGGTCGGGGACGAGCATCTCTATCGGGTCATGGATGAGCTCGACGCGGTGGCGCAGGAAACCGGCAAGACCGTGCCGCAGATCGCCATCAACTGGCTGCTGCGGCGCCCGACCGTTTCCTCCGTTATCATCGGCGCTCGCAACGAGGAGCAGCTGCGCCAAAACCTTGGCGCCGTCGGCTGGGCGCTGACACCGGAGCAGGTGAAGAAGCTCGACGCCGCAAGCGAAGTCACCGCGCCCTACCCGTACTTCCCCTATCGCCGCCAGGAGGGCTTCGCCCGGCTGAACCCGCCGGCGGTTTGA
- a CDS encoding MFS transporter, whose amino-acid sequence MPLALYALAAGAFGIGVTEFVIMGLLIDVSKDLGVSISAAGQLISAYALGVVIGAPLLTIATGNWPRKTVLLALMAIFTIGNLACALAPDYWTLMGARIITAFAHGTFFGVGSVVATGLVAPNRKASAIALMFTGLTIANILGVPFGTWLGQAFGWRATLWAVTAVGLAAFAVILALVPRGQAAPEKSDLRADLAVLRRTPVLLGLATTVLGYAGVFAVFTYIAPLLTEISGFSEAAVSPILLVFGGGLIAGNLAGGKIADRWLVPAVLGSLVVLALVLATMSFAIHSQVMAVIYVGLLGAAAFATVAPLQMWVLEKAQGAGQSLASSFNIAAFNLGNAAGAWLGGAVIAHGLGLGSLTWVAALLPLAALTVAGLALHLDGGTTSGAPVSVRS is encoded by the coding sequence ATGCCTCTTGCTCTTTATGCCCTCGCCGCCGGTGCTTTTGGCATCGGTGTTACCGAATTCGTCATCATGGGCCTGCTTATCGATGTCAGCAAAGACCTCGGCGTGTCGATCTCCGCCGCCGGCCAATTGATCTCTGCCTATGCGCTCGGTGTCGTCATCGGTGCACCCTTGTTGACCATTGCCACGGGCAACTGGCCGCGCAAAACCGTGCTGCTGGCGCTGATGGCGATCTTCACGATTGGCAACCTCGCTTGTGCGCTGGCGCCCGATTACTGGACGCTGATGGGTGCCCGCATCATCACCGCCTTCGCCCACGGCACCTTCTTTGGCGTCGGCTCGGTCGTCGCCACTGGTCTGGTCGCGCCCAACAGGAAGGCTTCGGCGATCGCGCTGATGTTCACCGGCCTGACCATCGCCAACATCCTAGGCGTGCCCTTCGGCACCTGGCTCGGCCAAGCCTTTGGCTGGCGTGCGACCCTCTGGGCGGTGACCGCCGTCGGCCTGGCGGCCTTCGCCGTCATCCTCGCCCTGGTGCCGCGCGGCCAGGCAGCGCCCGAGAAGAGCGATCTGCGCGCCGATCTCGCCGTTCTGCGCCGCACGCCCGTCCTGCTCGGCCTCGCCACCACGGTGCTCGGCTATGCCGGCGTCTTCGCCGTCTTCACCTACATCGCCCCGTTGCTCACCGAGATCAGCGGCTTCAGCGAAGCCGCTGTATCGCCGATCCTGCTCGTCTTTGGCGGCGGCCTCATCGCCGGCAATCTCGCCGGCGGCAAGATCGCCGATCGCTGGCTGGTGCCGGCGGTGCTCGGCAGCCTCGTGGTGCTGGCGCTGGTGCTTGCCACGATGAGCTTCGCCATTCACAGCCAGGTCATGGCCGTGATCTATGTCGGCCTGCTCGGCGCCGCCGCCTTCGCCACAGTGGCGCCGCTGCAGATGTGGGTGCTGGAAAAGGCGCAAGGCGCCGGCCAGAGCCTGGCCTCATCGTTCAACATCGCCGCCTTCAATCTCGGCAATGCGGCCGGCGCCTGGCTTGGCGGCGCGGTCATCGCCCATGGCCTTGGACTGGGTTCGCTCACCTGGGTCGCCGCCCTGCTGCCGCTCGCGGCGCTCACCGTGGCTGGACTGGCGCTGCACCTCGATGGTGGCACCACATCAGGTGCGCCTGTCTCCGTCCGGTCGTGA